A single Tenacibaculum sp. 190524A02b DNA region contains:
- a CDS encoding four helix bundle protein, whose protein sequence is MHKVENLKIWQKSIELTKAVYLLVSKLPSDEKFGLTSQIKRSAISIPSNIAEGAGRNSQNEFKHFLSIANGSTYELQTQLLLVIELNLINKDKVQSIVELCIEIQKMNYAFQQKL, encoded by the coding sequence ATGCATAAAGTAGAAAATTTAAAAATATGGCAAAAATCAATAGAATTGACCAAAGCTGTATATCTACTTGTTTCAAAATTACCCTCAGATGAAAAGTTTGGACTAACCTCTCAAATAAAAAGAAGTGCTATTTCAATTCCTTCAAATATAGCTGAAGGAGCTGGTAGAAATTCTCAAAATGAATTTAAGCACTTTTTAAGTATTGCTAATGGTTCAACATATGAACTTCAAACGCAATTGTTATTAGTTATAGAATTAAATTTAATTAATAAAGACAAAGTACAATCTATTGTTGAGTTGTGTATTGAAATACAAAAAATGAATTATGCTTTTCAGCAAAAACTATAA
- a CDS encoding 3-hydroxyacyl-CoA dehydrogenase/enoyl-CoA hydratase family protein, with protein MARRIKKVAIIGSGIMGSGIACHFANIGVEVLLLDIVPRELNDKEKAKGLTLEDKVVRNRLVNDALTASLKSKPSPIYNKKFADRITTGNIDDDLHKIKDVDWVMEVVVERLDIKQSVFEKVEKYRTPGTIISSNTSGIPIKFMNEGRSEDFRKHFAVTHFFNPPRYLKLFEVVPGPDCKPEITDFLMDYGSKFLGKTSVLAKDTPAFIGNRIGIFGIQSLFHQVKELGLTIEEVDKLTGPVIGRPKSATFRTVDVVGLDTLVHVANGIYENCPDDEAHELFKLPDFIEKMMENKWLGSKTKQGFYKKSVNAEGKKEILSLDLDTMEYRSKKRAKFATLELTKTIDKPIDRFKVLVGGKDKAGEFYRKNFAAMFAYVQNRIPEISDELYRIDDAMKAGFGWENGPFEIWDAVGVEKGIELMKAEGKEPAAWVTEMVTKGETSFYTVKDGATYYYDVTAKAQVKKPGQDSFIILDNIRKTTEVFKNSGVVIEDLGDGILNCEFQSKMNTIGGDVLAGLNKAVDLAEKDFQGLVIGNQGANFSVGANIGMIFMMAVEQEYDELNMAIKYFQDTMMRMRYSAIPTVAAPHGMTLGGGCELSLHADKVVAAAETYIGLVEFGVGVIPGGGGSKEMALRAQDLFHTGDVQLNVLQEHFLTIGMAKVATSAHEAFDLNLLQKGKDVVVVNKDRQIAEAKKHALLLAEAGYTQPVKRKDVLALGKQALGMFLVGTDSMNASKYISEHDQKIANKLAYVMAGGDLSEPTKVTEQYLLDLEREAFLSLTTERKTLERIQHMLKTGKPLRN; from the coding sequence ATGGCAAGAAGAATTAAAAAAGTAGCAATTATAGGTTCTGGAATTATGGGATCAGGTATTGCTTGTCATTTTGCAAATATTGGTGTTGAAGTTTTACTTTTGGACATTGTTCCTAGAGAACTTAACGACAAAGAAAAGGCAAAAGGACTAACTTTAGAAGACAAGGTAGTGCGTAACCGATTGGTAAATGACGCCTTAACTGCTTCTCTAAAATCAAAACCGTCCCCTATCTACAACAAAAAATTTGCAGATAGAATTACAACTGGTAACATTGATGATGATTTACATAAAATTAAAGATGTAGATTGGGTAATGGAAGTTGTAGTTGAGCGCTTAGATATTAAACAAAGTGTTTTTGAAAAAGTAGAGAAGTATCGTACTCCTGGTACTATTATTTCTTCAAACACCTCTGGTATTCCTATTAAGTTTATGAACGAAGGAAGAAGTGAAGATTTCCGCAAACACTTTGCTGTAACGCATTTCTTTAATCCTCCTCGTTATTTAAAATTATTTGAAGTTGTTCCTGGCCCAGATTGTAAACCAGAAATCACAGATTTCTTAATGGATTATGGTTCTAAATTCTTAGGAAAAACTTCTGTACTTGCTAAAGATACTCCTGCCTTTATAGGTAACCGTATTGGTATTTTTGGAATTCAGTCTTTATTCCACCAAGTAAAAGAATTAGGGTTAACTATTGAAGAGGTTGACAAATTAACAGGGCCAGTTATTGGACGTCCTAAATCAGCTACCTTTCGTACAGTAGACGTTGTTGGATTAGATACATTAGTACATGTTGCTAATGGTATTTATGAAAACTGTCCTGATGACGAAGCTCACGAGTTATTTAAACTTCCTGACTTCATCGAAAAAATGATGGAGAACAAGTGGTTAGGTAGTAAAACTAAACAAGGTTTTTATAAAAAATCTGTAAATGCTGAAGGTAAAAAAGAAATATTGTCGTTGGATTTAGATACGATGGAATATCGTTCTAAAAAGCGTGCAAAATTTGCTACTTTAGAGTTAACAAAAACTATAGATAAACCAATTGATCGTTTTAAAGTATTAGTTGGAGGTAAAGATAAAGCAGGAGAATTTTACCGTAAGAACTTTGCAGCAATGTTTGCTTATGTTCAAAATAGAATCCCAGAAATTTCAGACGAATTATATAGAATAGATGATGCTATGAAAGCTGGTTTCGGTTGGGAAAATGGTCCTTTCGAAATTTGGGATGCTGTAGGTGTCGAAAAAGGTATCGAATTAATGAAAGCTGAAGGTAAAGAGCCTGCTGCTTGGGTTACCGAAATGGTAACTAAAGGAGAAACTTCTTTCTATACAGTTAAAGATGGTGCTACTTATTACTATGATGTAACCGCTAAAGCACAAGTTAAAAAACCAGGACAAGATTCCTTTATAATTTTAGATAACATTCGTAAAACTACTGAGGTATTTAAAAACTCAGGAGTAGTAATTGAAGATTTAGGTGACGGAATCTTAAACTGTGAATTCCAATCTAAAATGAATACCATTGGAGGTGACGTTTTAGCTGGATTAAATAAAGCTGTTGATTTAGCTGAAAAAGATTTCCAAGGTTTGGTTATCGGAAACCAAGGTGCAAACTTCTCAGTAGGAGCTAACATTGGAATGATTTTCATGATGGCTGTTGAACAAGAATATGATGAATTAAACATGGCTATCAAGTATTTCCAAGATACAATGATGCGTATGCGTTATTCAGCTATTCCTACGGTTGCTGCTCCTCATGGAATGACTTTAGGAGGTGGTTGTGAGTTATCATTACACGCAGATAAAGTTGTTGCTGCTGCCGAAACTTATATTGGTTTAGTAGAATTCGGAGTTGGAGTAATTCCTGGTGGTGGTGGATCTAAAGAAATGGCTTTAAGAGCGCAAGATTTATTCCATACTGGTGACGTTCAATTAAACGTTTTACAAGAGCACTTCTTAACTATTGGTATGGCTAAAGTAGCTACTTCTGCACATGAAGCATTCGACTTAAATTTACTTCAAAAAGGAAAAGATGTGGTGGTTGTAAACAAAGATCGCCAAATTGCAGAAGCTAAGAAACATGCTTTATTATTAGCTGAGGCAGGATATACTCAACCTGTAAAACGTAAAGATGTTTTAGCATTAGGAAAACAAGCATTAGGTATGTTCTTAGTAGGAACAGATTCTATGAATGCTTCTAAATACATTTCTGAACACGATCAGAAAATTGCAAACAAACTAGCTTATGTTATGGCTGGTGGAGATTTATCAGAACCAACAAAAGTTACTGAACAGTATTTATTAGACCTAGAGCGTGAAGCTTTCTTAAGTTTAACTACAGAAAGAAAAACCTTAGAGCGTATTCAGCACATGTTAAAAACTGGGAAACCACTTCGCAACTAA